The stretch of DNA ATGTGGCAAGTTTGTACCTTCCATGAGATAAGTAGTTATGTTTgtattttatattattttaatCATATAGTATGAAGTGTATAAATATATATTTTGGATACTTTGAACAGACCAAATATGATGACCTGGCAACCTGCTAGTTCTTTCCAACAGCACATTGTATTTTTCTACTACTTTTATCGTTTATAATAATGTGCTTGTCTTCATATGCCCAATTCTTGGGTGGTATACCTAAGAATAAGGTGATATTAAAATAAAATGTACTGTAATTATTTAGGACGCAATATAGCATCTCAACTACGGTAGATACAATGAGTAACAGCATCGACCAAAACATCTATGCGAGGATAGATACACTTTATAAACGTCTCAATATCTTCTAGACAAGCTTACGCTGCGCCTCTATGAGTTTTGACACGGTGCATGAGGACGCACCCCTAAGCACTTTACATAATGACTACACACATGTAGGGATGAAATTAAGCGTCTTCAGCAGATAATGTAGCGATAACATCTAGAGTTCGGTGTGGATTAGTGTACAACTCAGATACGAAGTTATCAACTATCTTCCATTTGGCTCTTCGGTGATGGTTACATCATTATTACTGCATGGAACAACCTTAGATACTCTTACATTAACGTATGCAGGAGGATTAGGCTCTGGAATAATAACACTCTCGCTGTTTAACATTGCAACAACATCTGACATGGTGGGTCGATCATCCGCACTCTCTTGTACGCACATCAGTGCAATGTTAATATACCTTCTAGCCTCTGTTGTATGGACCTCCGTAACAATTGATACATCTAGAAGCTCAAGCCATCTTCCTCCTTCCCAGAGATACCATGACTGCAAGAAGCAAATAAACTATTTTCATCACATACATGATAAAAGAAACATCAGTCTAGAAAACAATACACTCGTATGCGAGAGTTTAGAAAATGCACACATATCCAAGAAGGTTAAGAAAGTCTTCGCATTGATGGAAACGAGAATTCCTTTTTCCACTAAGGATCTCAAGAAACAACACACCAAAGCTGAACACGTCGGATTTGATTGAGTAAATGCCTTCAGATGCATACTCCGGAGACATATAACCACTGAAATGAGTTAGAAGCACAAGACAATATTATATCTAAAATTACAATGTGGTACATTACCTAAAAATGGTATTGTAGGCACTATATATGTTGTAATTTGTAAAACAAAGGTATGCTTACTATGTTCCCACTACCCTCTTTGTGCTTCCCTGAGTGTCATTGGAGCTGAAAATTTTCGCCAGGCCAAAATCAGAAATTTTAGGATTCATGTCCTGGTCCAAGAGAATGTTGCTGGCCTTGAGATCTCTGTGTATGATGCGCAATCGAGAGTGCTTGTGAAGATATAGAAGACCTTGGGCTATCCCTTCGATTATGACACGTCTTTTTTCCCAATCAACCAAAGTTGTTCTGTTTTCATCTACGCATTAGAAAGTGCATTTTAGAGTATGAATGAATCACAGTCCAAAAATACGAATAAAAACTACAATGTGCGTACCAAATATAAAAAAGTCCAAGCTCTTATTTGGCAAATACTCATACACCAATAGTTTTTCCTCTCCCTGAATGCAACATCCTAAGAGCTTTACCAGATTATTGTGTTGTAGTTTTGCAATAAGTTCAACTTCATTCTTGAATTCTGTGAAACCCTGTCCTGAATGTGAGGCAAGCCTTTTAACAGCAATCTCCATTCCATCTGGTAATTGGCCCTGCGAGTATGTACAACAATAAACTGAGGCATTTTATGGTAATGACAGAAAGAGGATTAGTGGCCATCCATGTGAGGATATAGAGCATCACATATCCAATACACGTTCGTAACATTCTGTTTCACTGCATTACTTCTGTTTCCTTCTGAGATTTAGTCCCCCGTCGAAATAGCACAAAATTATATAAACAAGTTTATCAGGATTTCCTATTTTTTTTTGTttcagtatatatatatatatatatatatatatatatatatatatatatatatatatatattcggCATGCACACATGAATGTATTGGTTAGTGACCAGCCAACTCTTAGCTTTAAGCTGATCATGATTTAATATATATTTTGGAATGAACATATGCTCGAATCTTTTCAAGGCAATGCATTTACCTTGTAGACAGGGCCAAAACCACCTTGCCCAAGTAGATTTTCTTTGGAAAAGTTGTGTGTAGCTTGTAATATCTCAGGAAAGTCAAAGAGTGTGAACTCTGAACTCCTCTCCTCCAATCTCCAAACCAGTGCATATTCTTCCGGCCTATTTGTGGCAGCTTGATTGTTTATGTTTACCTTTCCTAAATTCAGAGAAATATCCAGTGTTAATTTGGGTCTCAAACCAGGCAAACTACATCAATAGGTGGTAGTTTTTTTTAGAGGAACGTTCTGGTGAATAAATCGTCATGTCAACAAACCTTTTCTTCTCTTCCATACAATGAAACAGATAAAGCACATAAGTATTGACAGTAGTGTAGCCACCACAACAATAATCCACAGCGCCCTCTTGCGTGATTTGCGTCCTAAAAAAGTATAATTCATGTACAATTGTCATATGTAAATAAAAAAAAATTCATTTAGTGATGGAGGCAATGAAAAATAAGCTACACCAATTAAACATGGGTCTGTGCTATTTGACAAGGAAACTTCACCTATTTCATTGACATTTGAACCGTTCTAACATCTTTCCCCTTTTCTTTTTGATTGAacttccttttctttttcattaACTTAACTTAGTTCTTCGACTTATTTCTTTTTATCTATCTGTTCCTAGGCTCAGGTCTACTAGtcaaagagcatctccaacagcagACCCAAAAAATGACCCCAAGACCTAAAAACTGCAATTTTGGGTTTGCTGGCCCAAAAATGGTTCCAACAGCAGAGCTCAGACTGCCAGGGGAACAAATTGTTTTTGGTAGCCACCTAAATTTTCCTACCCAGGACTAATATCTGGGTCCTTCCTACCATCCTACCAAATAAACCCGAAAGCATGCCGCCAAGCTCAACTGTCGCTTGGTGACGAACTTTCGTCGCCGCCACCGCGAACCTGCAATCCCCGACAAGTTCGCGCCAATGCCGGTCAGTCCGACCCAAATCTAGCCGTCCCACCGCTCCCGGCGTCAAGTCCACACCGCCAGATTCGTCCCTGCTGCCCGTCCCAAGCTCCCCACCGTCACTCCGAGCTCCCACCGCCGTCCCCAAGCACAGTGCCGCCACCACCCCTGCCTTCCTACCAAGCCCCATGGAAAAGTGTCGCCGCTCCGACGTCGCCATCCCGAGCTCCATCGCCACCCCGAACTCCGGGCGCTGAGCTCGATTCTGGTCTTTGGCGCCTCCGGATCCGCCTCGCGGCCCCACGGTGTCTGATCTTTATGTTTCATTTGCTTTTGAAAATTTGGGTATCCAGTTTTAGATATGTTGTAAAAACAGGAAAAAAATCGGCTACCTAAATCTTCTCTCTTCTCACAAAAAATGGATTTGGGGGGTCAAAATATTGGCTTgacgttggagatgctctaaaagTGCTAGTACCACATATTTATAAAAAGCTAATTTTCATACTAATGAAAATATTCAAGTACCAGTTTTCCTTGTAAGTGGAGATTGCCACTATGTAGAATACAATTCTTAATTATTTCCAAGCTTCCTTCTTGTAAGTGGAGTATATCACTATAAGTCACTTCCGAGTAGAAGTTCCTTTTTCTGTTTATGTGAAGCCGTTGTGTGAATTTTACATACCTTTATGTTCTTGGCCGGTCACTTTTCCCTCCGGGGGTGGCGCTGCATCTGGTGGCTGCGATTGTGGGTACACGGTAGCTGGTGTCGTAGTGTTGTTGATCGTCGGAACATGCGGGGCCAAGTTGATAATGCGCAGCGTAGGGTCCCCTT from Triticum urartu cultivar G1812 chromosome 3, Tu2.1, whole genome shotgun sequence encodes:
- the LOC125546124 gene encoding cysteine-rich receptor-like protein kinase 10 isoform X1, whose product is MKFQPSVHLPCHPWMAMVILPLLPLLLLLVPLAAAQWSSCSKSDDYKSNSTYEANLGLLSSTLPKKAASSTTLFATGIMGNVPDVVYALTLCRGDSNASACESCVTTAFQDLRQLCPYKKNAAVYYDPCMLKFSNKNFLAATTVNDPLMIVNTKNFTTNADITQRLLFTLINSTAQLAANSLRRFSTSRLDVGSSPTLYCLMQCMPDLIPHDCESCFQDILNITLEYLGGKQGGRVLGTRCYMRYEMYPFFQGDPTLRIINLAPHVPTINNTTTPATVYPQSQPPDAAPPPEGKVTGQEHKGRKSRKRALWIIVVVATLLSILMCFICFIVWKRRKGKVNINNQAATNRPEEYALVWRLEERSSEFTLFDFPEILQATHNFSKENLLGQGGFGPVYKGQLPDGMEIAVKRLASHSGQGFTEFKNEVELIAKLQHNNLVKLLGCCIQGEEKLLVYEYLPNKSLDFFIFDENRTTLVDWEKRRVIIEGIAQGLLYLHKHSRLRIIHRDLKASNILLDQDMNPKISDFGLAKIFSSNDTQGSTKRVVGTYGYMSPEYASEGIYSIKSDVFSFGVLFLEILSGKRNSRFHQCEDFLNLLGYFICFLQSWYLWEGGRWLELLDVSIVTEVHTTEARRYINIALMCVQESADDRPTMSDVVAMLNSESVIIPEPNPPAYVNVRVSKVVPCSNNDVTITEEPNGR
- the LOC125546124 gene encoding cysteine-rich receptor-like protein kinase 10 isoform X2, with protein sequence MKFQPSVHLPCHPWMAMVILPLLPLLLLLVPLAAAQWSSCSKSDDYKSNSTYEANLGLLSSTLPKKAASSTTLFATGIMGNVPDVVYALTLCRGDSNASACESCVTTAFQDLRQLCPYKKNAAVYYDPCMLKFSNKNFLAATTVNDPLMIVNTKNFTTNADITQRLLFTLINSTAQLAANSLRRFSTSRLDVGSSPTLYCLMQCMPDLIPHDCESCFQDILNITLEYLGGKQGGRVLGTRCYMRYEMYPFFQGDPTLRIINLAPHVPTINNTTTPATVYPQSQPPDAAPPPEGKVTGQEHKGRKSRKRALWIIVVVATLLSILMCFICFIVWKRRKGKVNINNQAATNRPEEYALVWRLEERSSEFTLFDFPEILQATHNFSKENLLGQGGFGPVYKGQLPDGMEIAVKRLASHSGQGFTEFKNEVELIAKLQHNNLVKLLGCCIQGEEKLLVYEYLPNKSLDFFIFDENRTTLVDWEKRRVIIEGIAQGLLYLHKHSRLRIIHRDLKASNILLDQDMNPKISDFGLAKIFSSNDTQGSTKRVVGTYGYMSPEYASEGIYSIKSDVFSFGVLFLEILSGKRNSRFHQCEDFLNLLGYSWYLWEGGRWLELLDVSIVTEVHTTEARRYINIALMCVQESADDRPTMSDVVAMLNSESVIIPEPNPPAYVNVRVSKVVPCSNNDVTITEEPNGR
- the LOC125546124 gene encoding cysteine-rich receptor-like protein kinase 6 isoform X3 is translated as MKFQPSVHLPCHPWMAMVILPLLPLLLLLVPLAAAQWSSCSKSDDYKSNSTYEANLGLLSSTLPKKAASSTTLFATGIMGNVPDVVYALTLCRGDSNASACESCVTTAFQDLRQLCPYKKNAAVYYDPCMLKFSNKNFLAATTVNDPLMIVNTKNFTTNADITQRLLFTLINSTAQLAANSLRRFSTSRLDVGSSPTLYCLMQCMPDLIPHDCESCFQDILNITLEYLGGKQGGRVLGTRCYMRYEMYPFFQGDPTLRIINLAPHVPTINNTTTPATVYPQSQPPDAAPPPEGKVTGQEHKGRKSRKRALWIIVVVATLLSILMCFICFIVWKRRKGKVNINNQAATNRPEEYALVWRLEERSSEFTLFDFPEILQATHNFSKENLLGQGGFGPVYKGQLPDGMEIAVKRLASHSGQGFTEFKNEVELIAKLQHNNLVKLLGCCIQGEEKLLVYEYLPNKSLDFFIFDENRTTLVDWEKRRVIIEGIAQGLLYLHKHSRLRIIHRDLKASNILLDQDMNPKISDFGLAKIFSSNDTQGSTKRVVGT